A genomic stretch from Microtus pennsylvanicus isolate mMicPen1 chromosome 11, mMicPen1.hap1, whole genome shotgun sequence includes:
- the Gfap gene encoding glial fibrillary acidic protein isoform X1, whose product MQGRMERRRITSARRSYASTETVVRGLGPSRHLGTTPRFSLARMPPPLPARVDFSLAGALNAGFKETRASERAEMMELNDRFASYIEKVRFLEQQNKALAAELNQLRSKEPTKLADVYQAELRELRLRLDQLTANSTRLEVERDNLAQDLSTLRQKLQDETNLRLEAENNLTAYRQEADEATMARLDLERKIESLEEEIQFLRKIHEEEVRELREQLAQQQVHVEMDVAKPDLTAALREIRTQYEAVATSNMQEAEEWYRSKFADLTDAASRNAELLRQAKHEANDYRRQLQALTCDLESLRGTNESLERQMREQEERHARESVSYQEALTRLEEEGQSLKEEMARHLQEYQDLLNVKLALDIEIATYRKLLEGEENRITIPVQTFSNLQIRGGKGTKEGEGHKVTRHLQRLTIQVIPIQAHQIVNGAPPALG is encoded by the exons ATGCAGGGAAGGATGGAGCGAAGACGCATCACCTCTGCACGACGCTCCTATGCCTCCACGGAGACGGTGGTCAGGGGTCTGGGTCCCAGCCGCCACCTGGGTACCACCCCGCGCTTCTCTCTAGCTCGAATgcctcccccactccctgccaGGGTGGATTTCTCCCTGGCAGGTGCTCTCAATGCTGGCTTCAAGGAGACTCGGGCCAGTGAGCGCGCGGAGATGATGGAGCTCAATGACCGCTTTGCTAGCTACATCGAGAAGGTCCGCTTCCTGGAACAGCAGAACAAAGCGCTGGCGGCTGAGCTGAACCAGCTTCGCTCCAAGGAGCCCACCAAACTGGCCGACGTCTACCAGGCAGAGCTGCGGGAGCTGCGGCTGCGGCTGGACCAGCTTACTGCCAACAGTACCCGGTTGGAGGTGGAGAGGGACAATTTGGCACAGGACCTCAGCACCCTGAGGCAGAA GCTCCAAGATGAAACCAACCTGAGGCTGGAGGCTGAGAATAACCTGACTGCTTATAGACAG GAGGCAGATGAAGCTACCATGGCCCGTCTGGATCTGGAGAGGAAGATTGAGTCGCTGGAGGAGGAGATCCAGTTCTTGAGAAAGATCCATGAGGAG GAAGTTCGAGAGCTCCGGGAGCAGCTGGCCCAACAGCAGGTCCACGTGGAGATGGATGTGGCCAAGCCAGACCTCACGGCAGCCCTGAGAGAGATTCGAACTCAATACGAGGCAGTGGCCACCAGTAACATGCAAGAGGCTGAGGAGTGGTATCGGTCCAAG TTTGCGGATCTCACAGACGCAGCTTCCCGCAACGCAGAGTTGCTCCGCCAGGCTAAGCACGAGGCTAATGACTATCGTCGCCAACTGCAGGCCTTGACCTGCGACCTGGAGTCTTTACGTGGCACG AACGAGTCCCTGGAGAGGCAAATGCGTGAACAGGAGGAGCGCCACGCACGAGAGTCAGTGAGTTACCAGGAGGCGCTCACCCGGCTGGAGGAGGAGGGTCAAAGCCTCAAGGAGGAGATGGCCCGCCACCTACAGGAGTACCAGGATCTACTCAACGTCAAGCTAGCCCTCGACATCGAGATTGCCACCTATAGGAAATTGTTGGAGGGGGAGGAAAACCG CATCACTATCCCTGTACAAACTTTCTCCAACCTGCAGATCCGAG GGGGCAAAGGCACCAAAGAAGGGGAAGGCCACAAAGTCACAAGACATCTCCAAAGGCTCACAATACAAGTTATCCCAATACAGGCTCACCAGATTGTAAATGGAGCCCCGCCAGCTCTCGGTTAG
- the Gfap gene encoding glial fibrillary acidic protein isoform X2, with protein MQGRMERRRITSARRSYASTETVVRGLGPSRHLGTTPRFSLARMPPPLPARVDFSLAGALNAGFKETRASERAEMMELNDRFASYIEKVRFLEQQNKALAAELNQLRSKEPTKLADVYQAELRELRLRLDQLTANSTRLEVERDNLAQDLSTLRQKLQDETNLRLEAENNLTAYRQEADEATMARLDLERKIESLEEEIQFLRKIHEEEVRELREQLAQQQVHVEMDVAKPDLTAALREIRTQYEAVATSNMQEAEEWYRSKFADLTDAASRNAELLRQAKHEANDYRRQLQALTCDLESLRGTNESLERQMREQEERHARESVSYQEALTRLEEEGQSLKEEMARHLQEYQDLLNVKLALDIEIATYRKLLEGEENRITIPVQTFSNLQIRETSLDTKSVSEGHLKRNIVVKTVEMRDGEVIKESKQEHKDVV; from the exons ATGCAGGGAAGGATGGAGCGAAGACGCATCACCTCTGCACGACGCTCCTATGCCTCCACGGAGACGGTGGTCAGGGGTCTGGGTCCCAGCCGCCACCTGGGTACCACCCCGCGCTTCTCTCTAGCTCGAATgcctcccccactccctgccaGGGTGGATTTCTCCCTGGCAGGTGCTCTCAATGCTGGCTTCAAGGAGACTCGGGCCAGTGAGCGCGCGGAGATGATGGAGCTCAATGACCGCTTTGCTAGCTACATCGAGAAGGTCCGCTTCCTGGAACAGCAGAACAAAGCGCTGGCGGCTGAGCTGAACCAGCTTCGCTCCAAGGAGCCCACCAAACTGGCCGACGTCTACCAGGCAGAGCTGCGGGAGCTGCGGCTGCGGCTGGACCAGCTTACTGCCAACAGTACCCGGTTGGAGGTGGAGAGGGACAATTTGGCACAGGACCTCAGCACCCTGAGGCAGAA GCTCCAAGATGAAACCAACCTGAGGCTGGAGGCTGAGAATAACCTGACTGCTTATAGACAG GAGGCAGATGAAGCTACCATGGCCCGTCTGGATCTGGAGAGGAAGATTGAGTCGCTGGAGGAGGAGATCCAGTTCTTGAGAAAGATCCATGAGGAG GAAGTTCGAGAGCTCCGGGAGCAGCTGGCCCAACAGCAGGTCCACGTGGAGATGGATGTGGCCAAGCCAGACCTCACGGCAGCCCTGAGAGAGATTCGAACTCAATACGAGGCAGTGGCCACCAGTAACATGCAAGAGGCTGAGGAGTGGTATCGGTCCAAG TTTGCGGATCTCACAGACGCAGCTTCCCGCAACGCAGAGTTGCTCCGCCAGGCTAAGCACGAGGCTAATGACTATCGTCGCCAACTGCAGGCCTTGACCTGCGACCTGGAGTCTTTACGTGGCACG AACGAGTCCCTGGAGAGGCAAATGCGTGAACAGGAGGAGCGCCACGCACGAGAGTCAGTGAGTTACCAGGAGGCGCTCACCCGGCTGGAGGAGGAGGGTCAAAGCCTCAAGGAGGAGATGGCCCGCCACCTACAGGAGTACCAGGATCTACTCAACGTCAAGCTAGCCCTCGACATCGAGATTGCCACCTATAGGAAATTGTTGGAGGGGGAGGAAAACCG CATCACTATCCCTGTACAAACTTTCTCCAACCTGCAGATCCGAG